In Bacillus sp. S3, the sequence TGGGATGTGGTGTGAAATCTTGTGAATTTCAATTGATAGTTATGTGTATGTTTATTTAGTACTGAATATTCAGTGTGATTTTCTGTAAACAAAAAGAAAACTGCCAGGAAGATTTCCTCCTGACAGTTTCTATCTTTACACTTTGAATATGCTATTTTCTTCCATTATCATTCATGAATGCTTCAATTTCTTCAACAGAACGAATAATATCCTTTGAAAGTATTTCATGACCTTCTTTTGTTACTAAAACATCATCTTCAATCCGGATTCCGATTCCTTCTTCTTCGATATATAGGCCAGGCTCAACCGTTAGCACCATACCAGGCTGTAGGATTAAGTCCTTATAATTGCCCACGTCGTGCGTATCAAGGCCGAGGAAATGACTGACACTGTGATAATAATAATTAGAAATTTCACTTTCTTCCTTGATCAATCCAACCCTGATACACTCTTCGGCCAGGATTTTCTTTGTTTGCTCATTCAATTTTGCAAATGGGAGACCCGGTTTGATAAGGGCTGTCGTTTCTTTTAATGCTTTTAACACAATATTGTAAAACGCTTTTTGTTTATCAGTAAATCTACCACTTACAGGAAAGGTGTAGCTTATATCTGCATTATAATAGTTATATTGTGCACCTAAATCAAGCAGGACAAGGCTACCCTCTTCAATGTCTGCATTATTTTTCTCATAATGAAGGATTGTAGCATTTTTGCCACTTGCAACAATTGTTGGAAACGCATAATCTTTTACACCTTCTGATTTAAGGCTGAAATCAAAATAGGCTTCAAGCTGATATTCTTTCGCTGCTGTTTTCGCATGACTCAAGATATTTTTAATGCCTTTATATGTAATGTCAATAGCCTTTTTCATCTCTTCGACTTCTTCTGGAGCTTTATAAACTCGCAGCTCACAAATATCTGGATATACATTCTTTATTTTTAAGAATGGATAATTTGCCTGTATCCTGCTGGCGAATTGTTGGCCTTTCGTCGTGTTTTGGTCTAACTCTCTTCGCTCAAGATCCAAATAGATTGTAGACAGCGTGGTTGTAAGTAGAATTCGAGACAAAATAGATTCAAATTGATCGATTAATTGAATATTTCCTATTCCTGAGACCTCGGCTGCTTCCTTTTCTGAAATTGTTTTTCCGACCCATTTTTCCATTACCGGGTCTGACTTTTCGATAAAAAGATATTCTTCCACTTTATTATTGGTTTTTAAGGCTAATAGAATTATATTTGGTTCATCCATACCAGTTAAGTAATAAAAGTTACGGTTTGGGACAAACATGTAGGCCTCATCCGCAGATTTTTGCGGTGCTTTTCCGGCAAACATTACCAGCAGTGACCGGTCATCGAGTTTCTCATATAAACGATTGCGATTATTCGTATAAAACTCCTTATTCATTTTCTTACCTCATTTCGTTTTATTTTTGTTCCTCAATTAACTATAACCCTAATTTACTCTATTTTTCCATAAAAAAAAGCCGGCTATCATGACCGACTTTTTCCTGTTTCCATAGGTGAAGTAATTTACCAATTTGTGATAAGTATGATTAAAATGAGAGGCACGATCACAATTAGATACCCGATGGGATTGCCAAAATTCAACGTCCAGCCAACGCCAAACCGTTTCTCCACAAAGATGGACGGATCGTTCCGATTGAAATAAAACAGACCGCCCTTCCAATATGAATCCTCATCATAATCGGTGATTTTTCCAGCAGCAGTTTCTTTTAAATTTTTATCAGAACGTCCTACTTTCACAGCGAAAACAATGTTTCCGACTAATATCAACAGTAAGAATAATATTGGTATGGCAATCAGCGCATTATTGGAAAATAAGCCTGGATGGATAGTCGATAGTTGTAGGGAACTAAACAACAAGGTGATTAACAGGCTCGCCAGAAACATATACCAGCTTGAATATTTTCGTAACGATAATTGTCGAACTTTTGAAGCTTGAATGCTTGTTGCGCTTAATTTAATACCAGAATTTTTGGTCGTAAAATTGATTCCAAGAAACATGAACTGCATAAGCATTAAAGTCAATGGCTGCGAAATAACCGAAAATGGAGTTTTATCTGTAAAGGCATCTGCTTTCCCATTAGGCCCCCAATGTGTGGGGATTTGTTCAGGCAAGATATCATATTTGAGAAAAGTATAACTAATTAACCCGATGGTGATGATGATCGGCAATATATAAATATACCATGGAAGCATCTCATCTTGGGATCGGATCGATAAATCCGTTACTTGTACTTGTTGTAAATCCTCTGTAAACTTCCGTGCTGTCTTTAACTGAACAGTCTTTCCGTGAAAGTAAAAATAGAGGGACATGCTGATTAAAATAATGACAAATTGTATAGCACTTCCAGCTAACACAATTTGTTCTTCTGCTGGTCCTGTTGTTAAAGCCCAAATTGTATAAAATCCGAGGGTGATAATTGACATGAAGAAAACAATAAGGCTATACCTTTTTTTATAGGCCGCGATTTTTTCATCTTTAATATATGACTCAGGAATCGTTACCCCAAATACGATTGTTCGTTTCACTAAAAACGGAATGGCTGTTTGTATAGCGGATAGTGAAATAGAAATGATCAGAAAAATGATGAATGACATTGACCGCCCCTCCTTGTTCGTGCGTTTACATTTAAACAAATTTAAGTTAATCGGATCCTTTTATGTCCTGAATAATCGATGTTACGAGCTTCTGAATCTGCTCTTTGGTCATGCCTAAAACAAGTGCTTCGGCAATTAAGGGCCTGAAATCTGTGGAAATCCTTTGATAAGAAATGGAACTGTGATTCAATAATTTTTCAGGTGTAGAAATAACAGCTCCCGACTTTGGCATAATCCGAATAATTCCCTTTTTTTCTAATTCATGATAGCTCTTATTTACTGTATGCATATTCACACCTAGGTCGGCCGCAAAAGCCCTCACGGATGGAAGAGTATCTCCGGATTGGCTATCGCCTCTCGCTATCCCTTCAATAATTTGGTTGGTTAGTTGTGTGTAAATTGGGATATCAGAGTTAGCTTCAATTCGGATAATCACTTTTTAGACCTCCAATCTGTTCTATATTTATTATAACAAAATTGTTCTATACAATCTAGAACAGATTTGATTTTATTATGTGTTAAGGATAGAAAAAAGCTGTCGAGTAATTTCTCGACAGCTTCTAGTTCCGTGAATATAGTTTTAAAGGGGTTATTAGCATAATTTCTGCCATATTCTTGCGTTATCGGGAATGGAACCGAGTTCGACGATTGTGTAAGCGGCATTCGTAATTGCTTGTGCCAGTGTCTCCCCCGTTGCACAAATCTCATTAAAGCAAACTTTGGTAAGGTCTTTTATACTGTAAGTAAACCCCAACTCTTCTAATCGCTCCACAATTTTCATTGCATGGTCAATGTTTTGCTCTGGCTGGAAATCAGACTCATGAATAAACATCCCCTTTTCAAAGTCATACCATCGGTCCCATCTATTTAACTTCCATCCTAGTATTCTCCGGGCAATTGAGTCGGTCTTCATCATTTTCTTTTCCCCTTTTCGTTAATTTTATTGTTCCTTATATGTTATATAACAGTTTGATTAATTAATTGTAATTATATAACACATTACATTCGATTTCCAGTATTTATTAGAAAATTTTAAAAATAAAAAAGCCAGGTACTCTCCCATTTTCTGGAGAGTGCCTGGCTTTTTATTGTTATGTTCATCATATAGCTTCAGTAAGCACAGGAATACTTTCTTGCCTCTGGTCGACCTTGCTTTTCCGCAAACTAATCATAGCGATAAAGGATACGCAATAAAGGATGGCAAGATAGCCCATTGCAAGGGTGACTGTAGCGTGCTCTAAAATGAATCCTACTAAAATAGGAGATAATCCACCTAATGCTCGTCCGAAGTTAAAAATCGTATTAGTGGCAGTGCTTCTTATTTCAACAGGGTAATATTTACTGATTAATGCCCCATACCCCGCAAACATTCCGTTTGAGAAAAATCCGACAATGGCACCGCCAATTAAAACCCCTGTACTTCCGGTTGCAAAGGAATATAAGAATACTGCAATCGCTGATGCGAAAAGGAATATTCCATACGCCTTCTTCATTCCAAGACGATCCATTACTTGCCCAAAAGTCAGCATACCGGCAATCATTCCCACAGCGGTACTAATTGTCCAAAGCGCAGAACTTGAAACTGACAATCCTTGTGTTTTTTGTAGCATGGACGGAAGCCAAATCATCAAGCCGTTATAACCGGCAATTTGGACCGTGGCCATAATTGCTAAAGCCACTGTTGTTAAGGCGATTCGTTTTGTTGCAAACAATTGCTTCAAGTTTCCTTGTTTTGGTACAAGTTTTTTTACTTTTTTCGAGGCGAGCCATTCTGGTGACTCATCTAAATTTTTACGAACGATAAAGGCAAAGATAACTGGGATGACCCCGACGAAAAATAATCCTCTCCATCCCCACGTTGGAAGAATGATTGCACTAAGGAGGGCTGCCAAGATGACACCGAATTGAGCGCCGACACTTACATATGAAGATGCACGTCCTTGTTTGCTCTTTGGCCACGCTTCTGCGACAAGCGCCATTCCAATTCCATATTCGCCTCCAGCACCTAAACCAGCAATAAATCTAAATAAGTAAACTTGTTCAATATTTGTCGCCAATCCGGTTAGTGCTGTCCCGATGGCAAACAAAACAATCGTGTAAGTAAAAACCTTCACTCTGCCAAACTTATCTGCTAGAATACCGAAAATCATTCCCCCAACTAGCATACCTATATTGGTAATGGAAGAAATAAGTCCACCCGTTGCTAAGTCAATATGAAATTCCGCAATAATCATGGACATGGCGAAGGAAATGAACATAATGTCCATACCCTCTAAAGTTAATCCTGCAACTGATGCTACAACCGTTTTCTTCTGATAATTCAATGTTGTCGTCTCCTTCCAAGCCTCTCTGGACTATGATTAAAAGATACTTAGGCAAAATAAAATACCCTTCCATCCAAAGGACAAAAGGGTATCATATATAAAGGAAATATATACGATGTTTACATTTTGCCCTTTTTGGCCTCTCTGGACCAGATTAAAGGAAAATTATTTTCAACTAATACTACCACGATAGAATAAATGTGACAATAAAAAAATTTAAAACTGTCCAATCGCTAGTCACTAGCACATAAAATCCGCATTGAATTAATACATTTTAGAAACAGAAAGGAGTGTATCCCTTGTATTATCACGGCCGGGTTTTTAAAGCAAAGCCTCACCTAATCACACGCAGTTTAACCCCGGAAAATCAGGAAACCCCCATTCATTTTCTGGAGGATCATGAAACACCAATTCCTTTATCTTTTCGAAGAAATCATTTTCCATATCCCGAACCTCCTATTCAGCCTTTCTATCTCACTATCACAGGTGCTGTGAAAAAACCGCTTGCTTTTCAATACAATCAAATAACTTCTATGCCTACAAAAACCATTATGGTCTTATTAGAATGTTCTGGAAACAAGAGGGCTCATTTTTCACCAAAAGTATTCGGTGAGCAATGGACAGGAGGGGCAATGAGTCAGGGGAGATGGACGGGTGTCCCCCTCTCCTTTCTCCTATCAATTACAGGATTAAATGCCGGAGCACGGGAAATTGTTTTTCAAGGGGAAGATTCCGGAATTAAGATAAAACAGCAGCAATATTTTGAAAGAAGTCTTCCGTTAGCAAAAGCAATCGATCCAAATGTAATTATAGCTTGGGAGCATAATCAAAAACCCCTTAGTCTTAAGCACGGTTTTCCATATCGTTTAATTGTTCCAGGCTGGTATGGCATGGCGTCAGTAAAATGGTTAAAAACCATTCGAGTCATTCACCATCATTTTTCTGGACCTTTCCAAACAGATGACTATGTCTATTATCCTTACAATGACCATAACAAAGATTCTTTCCCCGTGACGACTAACCAGATTAATTCTGTTGTTCAACAACCTCTTGACCGGCAAATACTTATACCTGGGGAGCATAAAATATCGGGTTTAGCTTGGACGGGAGAAGGTGTTATTACTGCTGTTGAAATCAGTGTAGACAATGGGGATACTTGGAAATCTGCAGTCATTCAAGACAAACCTCAGAAATACCAATGGGTGAAGTGGTCCCATTCGCATATTTTCGAAAAAAAACAAGTGTACACTATTAAAGTTCGTGCATTCGATTCAAATGGCCTCTCCCAACCCGATCAAGCATTCTGGAATCGTAAGGGATATGGGTTTAATGAAATTTCACAAATTAAAATACTAATAGAATGAATTCTTCCCCCAACAACATTTTCATTATAAAATAAGACTAGATTGTTTTTTTAAAATATAATTGCCTACTTTAAAGGAGTTTCAATTTAATGGAGAAAATTGCAAGCAAAGATCTACAATCTTGGAAAGAGCAGGTTCCATTACTAAGCAGACTTATTTCGTTAGAGGAAGTATTTTGGACCAATCCTAATATGGAAAAATTTACAACAGGAATCAAAAAAGCTCCACTTACACAAGAAGATGTACGGGATGCAGAGGAACGGTTAAACAGGTTTGCTCCTTATATCGCGAAGGTTTTCCCAGAAACAAAAAAGATGAATGGGATCATAGAATCTCCTTTAGTCAGAATCCCTGCAATGAAACAATCCTTGGAACTTAATTATCAACAACCTGTCTTGGGAGATCTACTATTGAAATGCGATAGTCACCTTCCTATATCGGGGTCGATAAAAGCTAGAGGCGGAATTTACGAAGTTCTCAAACATGCAGAAAACCTAGCTATACAACATGACTTGTTAACGGTCGATGATGACTATTCGATTTTAGATAGTGATCGTTTTCGAACATTCTTCTCGCACTACTCTATCGCAGTTGGCTCTACTGGAAATTTAGGACTGAGTATTGGCATTATGAGTGCAAAGCTAGGTTTTAATGTGACTGTTCATATGTCAGCTGATGCAAAGCAATGGAAAAAAGACTTGCTTCGCAGTAAAAATGTTCAGGTTATGGAATATGAAGCGGACTATAGTAAAGCAGTTGAGGAAGGTCGAACTCAAGCAGAGGCAGATCCCTCCTGTTATTTTGTGGACGATGAAAATTCTCACGACCTTTTTTTAGGGTATGCGGTGGCAGCCTCTCGATTGAAAAAACAATTAGAAGAGTTTGAGATCACAGTAGATGAAAATCATCCATTGTTTGTTTATCTGCCTTGTGGAGTAGGCGGTGGTCCTGGAGGAATTGCCTTTGGTTTGAAGTTATTATTTCAAGATCATGTACACTGTTTCTTTGCGGAACCCACCCACTCTCCCTGTATGTTACTTGGATTAATGACAGGACTTCATGATCAAATATCTGTACAAGAAGTTGGGATTGATAATATAACTGATGCTGATGGGCTTGCTGTCGGAAGACCATCAGGATTTGTAGGTAAAACAATCGAACCATTTTTGAGTGGAAATTATACGATTAGTGATGAACAGATGTATAAACTGCTAAAAGACCTAGTTGAGACGGAGAAACTTTATTTAGAACCTTCAGCATTAGCGGGCATGATCGGACCCATTAAATTGGCTAATGAGGGAACCGAATATTTACAACAGCATCAATTAATGGAAAAGATGAGTAAGAGTACACACATTATTTGGGGCACTGGCGGAAATATGGTTCCTAAAGAAATAATGGCGGAATATTATCAAAAAGGCTTGAATATTGAGTTGGAGAAATAGAAGTAAAGTGCTATTTGAACCCCCTCCGCTTTTTGCTTATTAAGTTCTAATTAATTTGTGAAAAATGGGAAACATACAATCATCTAGTATAAGGGGGGTTTTAACAATGCATAAAAAGGAAAAAGAAGCTGTAGAAGCAAATCAAAAAATGGATGATTACTTTAATGACTCAGATTATAGGAACATTATTGGGGATTCTGAGGCGGACACTGCAAATCTTAAAATTCAGGAACAGTTTTATGGTAATGACAATTTTGGAAATTCCCTTCCTTTTCACGTTGACATCAACAATCCACCAATAAAAAAATAAGGAAAAAGCCTTTTTTATACACAATTGTATAGAAAAGGCTGTTAATTTTCTTTCAACTATATAAATTTAAAGTACCTAGTACATATTAAATAAAAAAGATTACTGATTAAATAGTAAGGATGAATCGCAATGGATGAGATACTTTTTGCAATAATTCGCACAGTCGTCTCCATCTTACTCTTGATGGTTTCCTCCCTTTGGTTTGGGAAACAGATTAACGCTCATATTAATCTGTATAATTTTGCTTTGTCAATCACCATTGGTTCATTTATAGCCAATATGGGTTTTGATACTAATCTTAAATTTTTTCCTATGCTGCTGTCTTTTTTAACACTAATTTTCATCTATTTCGCCTTTTCCTTCATTTCTTCCAAAAATAGGATGATCCGTAAATGGTTATCTGGCCACCCAACAGTTATTATGGAAAAGGGAAAAATTCTTGATGGGAATATGAAAAAAATAAGGTATACGCTTGATGATTTAAATCAACAGCTTAGGGAATTAGGAATATTCGATATCATCGAAGTGGAGTTTGCAATTTTGGAGGTAAGTGGGAAGCTATCTGTATTAAAAAAAACAAAATATCAAAATATAACGAAGCAAGATATCAATCCAACCATTCGGAATAACGATATCTTGATTCCGAAAGAGCTCATTATGAATGGGACATTGATTACGAAGAATTTTAATGATCATTATTCTAATTCATGGCTTATTGACCAATTAACATTAAGGAAAATTGGTTTAAAGGACGTCCAATATGCTGTCATTTCTTCCACTGGTCATTTGTTTATCGATCTTTATGATGATCACTTAGATTCGCCAATTGATATTGAATAAATGGTGCAGCAAATGAAGAAAAAAGCCTATTATCACTTGGAAAGGCATTTTTCCATTTGGGAGACACAAATAACATCCTCTTTTGTTGACACTTGTATCATGACTGATCCCTGTACACTCCTTTGGTAGTTACCTCATCTGTTCGAATTTTCAGAACCCTGCATTTCACTTTATACAAAAATGAATGAATAATCAATCATTTATTAAACCCATTTATTTCTATTTAAATGACATCCTTGTCTTTTCTACGTAAAGAAACTGTAATACTAATCTATTTAATTATTTCATAGAAATAGAAACTAATCAGTGATTTACGAGAAATCAACTAGGAGGAATGAAATGATGAAAAAACTAATTGCCGCACTAACAGTAGCTGCCACACTCTTATTTGCCTCCCCTGCTTTTGCTTACACCGTTAAAAGTGGTGACACGATGACAGAGATTGCAAGAGAAAATAGTCTCACTTTGGAAGAGCTATCAAGGCTTAACCCGCAAATACAAAATCTTGATTTAATCTATGTTGGTCAAACTGTACATACAATTAAAGCAGCTGAGAATACAACTAAACAAGAGGAGCAATCAACAGAATCAGCAATGGTTGTGGGGTATTCAGAAAACGAAATTGACTTGCTTGCCAGGTTAGTAAGAGCCGAAGCCCAAAATGAGCCCTATCAAGGTAAAATTGCTGTAGCCTGTGTTGTACTTAATAGAGTTGATAGCCCATCTTTTCCGAACACAATTAAAGAGGTCATTTATCAACAGGGGCAATTTCAGCCAGTACAGAATGGACAAATAAATAAGCAAGCGGATGAAGAATCCATCAAGGCTGTACACGAAGCTTTGAATGAGAACCGGAATGTCGCTGCCGGGTCGCTATTTTTCTATAACCCCGCCATTGCTACGAGTCGTTGGCTCGATTCCAAAGCAACAACACTTGTCATTGGGCAGCATGTATTTAAACAATGATTTTTTGAAAAAGAATTTGCCCTTTCCATTCAAGAATGAGACCAATTTTAATGGAGACAAGCCCAATGAATTTTCTTGAAAAATTTATAAGCCATCCAAAGGCGGATGGCTTATAAATAAATTTTTTTACTCCATACCCTCCGATTCCACTATAAATCTATTTATATTCATCTGGAATATGATACTTTCTACAAGTAGAATATCCTCTAAAAAACAAACGCAAAATTATGGTTGCAATTGATCTATTTCACCGGATTCAAGGTTTTCGCTAAAGGTTTTCCAGCAATTCCGTCGATAATATTTTGACAGGTTTTGTTTTTAAGTTCCCGAAGAGCATCCACGGAGATATAGCCGGAATGAGGGGTGACAAACACCTCATCCATATTAAGCAATGGATCTTTGGGATTTGGCGGTTCATTTAAGAGTACATCAAGACTTGCACCGGCAATGTGGCCTTCAAAAATCGCTTGATACAGGTCCTCTTCATGGATCAGCCCGCCTCGGCTAGTGTTCACAATAAATGAGCCTTTTTGCATCATTTTAAGTTGTTCGTACCTAATGATATTTCGATTCTCTGGTTTAAGAGGAACATGCAGACTCAAAATGTTTGATTGCTTCAGTAATTCTGAGAATGACACTGCTTCCACGGCATAGTTAGTGAATACTTCTTGTGGTGCTGTAGGTGCATAGGTTATCAGGCGAACGCCGAAAGGTTTCAATTTTTTTGCAACCATGCGAGCAATTTTTCCAAAGCCAAGCAATCCTACCGTATTTGAACTGAAGCGCTTAATTGGAAGGGTATCCATTGGCTCCCATTTCCCTTCTTTTACTTGTCTGTGATACGCTGGGAATCGTCGGGTAATCGTGAGCATATGGGCAATTGTATGATCAGAAACCTCTTCCGTACAAAATTCCGGCACATGGGTTACCTTAATCCCCTTTTTTGTAGCCTCTTCAAGATCAATGGTGTTATATCCAACAGACGATGCGGTAATAACACGACACGAATCTAGCTTTTTTATTAAATCAGCTTGACAGGGAAAACCTACTTGGACGATAACACCGTCCGCATATGGAGCATATTGCGGCAGATCCGCTTCCATTGTCTCCGAGCGGGTAACCTTTACTTCAAAACCATTTTGCTCAAAAATGACCTTTTCCACACTATGATCTATCCATTCATCATCAAGAATCCAAACTAAATGTTTTCCATTTTTCATTGCATCCACCCTCGTTAAATATGGTGTGAAGCTTGAATCTTCAATTCCTGCAGTACCGTGATGAGCTTTTCATTTTGCTTGGCTGAACCGATACTAATCCGTGCAAAAGTTGGAAATCCCCAAGCGGCACATGGACGAATCATAAAACCCTGTGATAATAATTGTTTTGCTAGTTTAGCAGTATCTTGCTTCATGTCAATAAAAAGGAAATTCGTATGCGTTTTTTCTACACTATACCCAAGAGATAGGAATACATTCACTAATTTTTCCATTTCTTTTCTATTTTCCAGCAGGACCCTTTCTTTATATACCTCATCATCAAGGGCGGCTACCGCACCGGCAAGGGCTACTCTATTACAAGCAAATGGCTCGCGAACTATTTGTAGTGGCCTAATCAGTGCTTCTTGCGCCATCGCATAGCCAACTCTCATTCCAGCAAGCCCATACAATTTGGAAAACGTACGAATCGTAATCACTGGGTACCCTTCCTTGATATACTCTACCCCAGTTGGATAGTCCTTGCTGCTGATAAATTCCCCATATGCTTCATCTAGGACAGCAATAACATGTTTTGGCAATCTTCTGAAAAATAATTGAAGCTCTTCCCCATCTACTATTGTGCCCGTCGGATTATTAGGATTGCAAATGATTACAAGTTTGGTCTGCTCATTTATGGCATCAAGAATGGCTTCAAGATCAAACTTGTGATCCTTTGTCGTAGGAATCTCTACAGGATTTCCCCCAACAAGGAGTGTGTTTTTTTGATATTCGGAAAATGTAGGCGTACAATACACGACTTCCTCACCGGGATTCACGTATGAGGCAATCACTAGGTTAATAATATTGTCTGCTCCATTAGCAATGACATAGTTTTCAGGGTCGATTCCATGCAGCCTTCCAAGTTTATTGCGAAGCTCCAAACCGGTAAGGTCCGGATAAAAATGCCCCTCTAGAACTGCCTTTTGCATTGCTTCAATTGCTTTTGGCGAAGGTCCTAACGGATTTTCATTCGTAGCAAGTCGAAACACTTCATGTAATTTTGATAATTCGTTAGCCTCCTCAGCTGCTTTACCAGGTATATATGGTTCCAAATTTCGAATGGTATGACGCCATAAATGTTCTGACATGGTAAATCCTCCTTTGAAAAATGGTTCATCAATGTTTAAACCGGTTCCTGATAGTTAAATTTATTTCACATACATAGAGTCATATTCTTAAACTCATACATATTTTACACAATATTCAGAATAAAACTAAGCTGTTTCACTATTTAAGTCAAAAAAGTTCACAATAAAACAA encodes:
- the hisC gene encoding histidinol-phosphate transaminase, which translates into the protein MSEHLWRHTIRNLEPYIPGKAAEEANELSKLHEVFRLATNENPLGPSPKAIEAMQKAVLEGHFYPDLTGLELRNKLGRLHGIDPENYVIANGADNIINLVIASYVNPGEEVVYCTPTFSEYQKNTLLVGGNPVEIPTTKDHKFDLEAILDAINEQTKLVIICNPNNPTGTIVDGEELQLFFRRLPKHVIAVLDEAYGEFISSKDYPTGVEYIKEGYPVITIRTFSKLYGLAGMRVGYAMAQEALIRPLQIVREPFACNRVALAGAVAALDDEVYKERVLLENRKEMEKLVNVFLSLGYSVEKTHTNFLFIDMKQDTAKLAKQLLSQGFMIRPCAAWGFPTFARISIGSAKQNEKLITVLQELKIQASHHI